The following coding sequences lie in one Glycine max cultivar Williams 82 chromosome 19, Glycine_max_v4.0, whole genome shotgun sequence genomic window:
- the LOC102668609 gene encoding uncharacterized protein Mb2253c-like, whose translation MTLFEEEIEDEDRDKWIVWFDSASNALGHGVGVVLVTPNDQCIPFRARLGFDCMNNMAEYEACTLGTQAVIDFKVKFLKVYGDSALVIHQLRGEWETKDHKLIPYQAYIKKQTKFFNDIYFHHIPREENQMADVLATLASMFQLTPHGDLQYIKFRCRGKLSHCCLIEEDKDGKPWYFDIR comes from the coding sequence atgaccttgttcGAGGAAGAGATAGAGGATGAAGATAGGGACAAATGGATTGTGTGGTTTGACAGCGCATCTAACGCACTAGGCCATGGAGTGGGGGTGGTATTGGTTACCCCCAACGATCAATGTATACCCTTCAgagctaggctaggttttgactGCATGAATAACATGGCTGAGTACGAAGCGTGCACCCTTGGGACCCAAGCGGTAATTGACTTCAAGGTCAAGTTTCTCAAGGTATATGGGGACTCGGCCTTGGTAATCCACCAGTTGAGAGGAGAGTGGGAGACTAAGGATCataagttgataccctaccagGCCTACATCAAGAAACAGACAAAGTTCTTCAATGACATATACTTCCACCACATTCCTAGAGAGGAGAATCAAATGGCCGATGTGCTTGCCACTCTAGCATCCATGTTCCAACTGACCCCGCATGGGGACTTGCAGTACATCAAATTCAGATGTCGTGGCAAGCTTTCACACTGCTGCTTGATAGAAGAAGATAAAGATGGTAAACCTTGGTACTTTGATATCAGATGA